From Anaerolineales bacterium, a single genomic window includes:
- a CDS encoding L-lactate permease, translating to MAPFLLALLPILLILVLMLGLRWSAVRASLAGYLAALLISVLYFKAGVRLLEYAHLKALMSSLDVLLIIWAAFLFYRVTDEAGAVKQIGEALPHLTADRGMQALVIGWGFAAFLQGVGGFGVPVAVVAPILLGLGFPPIAAIIVPSVGSGWAVTFGSLGSAFQALLSTTGLSSIELAFPSALFLGIAAMITGILVLHCTVGWKPMLRLVPIAILLGIVMGGVQLFIATYGPWNTASFIGGMAGLLVSFGLARLHRGTQSNAGNLGLKSLGVAVSGYAILVMITAIILLIPAVKGLLGGVVIRVSNPELSTGLGHIHQTGGKSISLLNHAGAILFYAALLVYLIYKIAGRYQPGAFRSILKGTVKRVWSPSLSILLMLCMATVMEFSGMTDALARGLADLAGGLFPFVAPWIGALGAFMTGSNTNSNVVFALLQLRTAQLLGYSAVIILAGQTAGAGLASVVAPAKIVVGTSTADLAGREGEVMRMMLPYIIILVLLTSLLTSIGVLIGT from the coding sequence ATGGCTCCATTCTTGCTTGCATTACTTCCCATCCTGTTAATCCTGGTGTTGATGCTGGGTTTGCGTTGGAGTGCTGTGCGAGCCAGCCTGGCGGGCTATCTTGCAGCCTTGTTAATCTCCGTGCTGTATTTCAAGGCAGGCGTTCGCTTGTTGGAGTATGCCCATCTCAAGGCGCTAATGTCCAGCCTGGACGTTTTACTGATCATCTGGGCAGCCTTCTTGTTTTACAGGGTGACAGATGAAGCGGGAGCAGTAAAGCAGATCGGGGAAGCTTTGCCGCACCTCACCGCAGACAGAGGAATGCAAGCGTTGGTGATCGGTTGGGGATTCGCGGCTTTCCTGCAGGGGGTGGGAGGCTTCGGTGTTCCTGTAGCTGTAGTTGCTCCTATCCTTTTGGGTTTGGGTTTTCCGCCGATTGCGGCCATCATCGTCCCTTCGGTCGGCAGCGGTTGGGCGGTGACATTTGGATCATTGGGCTCAGCATTCCAGGCTTTGCTTTCCACAACGGGATTATCCAGCATTGAGCTAGCCTTCCCGAGCGCCTTGTTCCTGGGTATTGCTGCCATGATCACCGGGATTCTTGTACTTCATTGTACAGTGGGATGGAAGCCGATGCTGCGGCTTGTTCCGATAGCCATCCTGCTCGGGATCGTGATGGGGGGCGTCCAGCTTTTTATTGCCACCTATGGGCCTTGGAATACGGCTTCGTTCATAGGTGGTATGGCGGGCCTGTTGGTGAGTTTTGGCCTGGCTAGGTTACATCGTGGAACCCAAAGCAACGCCGGCAACCTGGGATTAAAAAGCCTGGGGGTGGCCGTATCAGGCTATGCCATTTTGGTGATGATCACTGCCATCATCCTGCTTATTCCTGCGGTCAAGGGTCTGCTGGGAGGGGTTGTGATCAGGGTGTCGAACCCAGAACTTAGCACAGGGTTGGGCCATATTCATCAGACAGGTGGCAAATCCATATCCTTGCTCAATCATGCTGGGGCGATCTTATTCTATGCTGCCCTGCTGGTTTACTTGATTTACAAGATAGCGGGCAGGTATCAGCCAGGAGCGTTTCGCTCTATTCTTAAAGGCACGGTGAAGCGGGTTTGGTCACCCAGCTTGAGTATCCTCCTGATGCTGTGTATGGCTACTGTCATGGAGTTCAGCGGGATGACGGATGCCCTGGCGCGTGGCTTGGCTGACCTGGCGGGAGGTCTGTTCCCGTTTGTGGCTCCGTGGATCGGCGCGCTGGGTGCCTTTATGACTGGCAGTAACACCAACTCGAATGTGGTTTTTGCTCTATTGCAGCTGCGGACAGCCCAACTGCTGGGCTACAGCGCCGTCATCATCCTGGCTGGGCAGACTGCTGGAGCAGGTTTAGCCAGCGTGGTGGCACCCGCCAAGATTGTAGTCGGAACAAGCACAGCTGACCTGGCAGGCAGAGAAGGCGAGGTGATGCGCATGATGCTACCTTATATCATCATCCTGGTGCTGCTGACCAGCCTGCTGACTTCGATTGGTGTGTTGATAGGTACGTGA
- a CDS encoding isoprenylcysteine carboxyl methyltransferase, with amino-acid sequence MPLNTTSQPSSPAADSRTWFKLILTYLLIPITLFACAWDLSWWQAWIYSMLVFAAGVGGRMWAERRHPGLMEERIQYEKAPDVKSWDKILAPLMAVSVAFPLLIVAGLDHRFRWSPPFPIWLNLLGLILSGLGYTLAVWALVENRFFSSVVRIQVERGHVVCDTGPYRIVRHPGYLGNILPLAGIVLALSSLWTIIPALAALIIALIRTSLEDRTLQAELPGYSEYAQQVRYRLFPGIY; translated from the coding sequence ATGCCGCTGAATACCACCAGCCAACCATCCTCACCAGCTGCGGATTCTCGCACCTGGTTCAAGCTGATCCTGACCTATCTGCTCATTCCAATCACCCTGTTCGCGTGTGCTTGGGATCTCAGCTGGTGGCAGGCCTGGATCTATTCGATGCTTGTATTCGCGGCCGGCGTGGGGGGACGTATGTGGGCCGAGCGTCGCCACCCCGGGCTAATGGAGGAGCGCATACAATACGAAAAAGCCCCCGATGTGAAGTCCTGGGATAAGATCCTTGCCCCGCTGATGGCGGTGAGTGTCGCCTTCCCGTTATTAATCGTGGCCGGTCTGGATCACCGCTTTCGCTGGTCGCCACCCTTCCCGATCTGGCTCAATCTGCTCGGGCTCATCCTAAGCGGCCTTGGATATACGCTGGCCGTGTGGGCGCTGGTTGAGAACCGCTTTTTTTCCAGCGTCGTGCGCATCCAGGTCGAGCGTGGGCACGTAGTTTGTGATACAGGTCCATACCGGATCGTACGCCATCCAGGCTACCTTGGCAATATCCTTCCGCTGGCAGGTATCGTGCTCGCTCTGAGCTCGTTGTGGACGATCATCCCAGCCTTAGCGGCATTGATCATCGCTCTCATAAGGACATCCTTGGAGGATCGTACGCTGCAGGCTGAGCTACCCGGCTACAGTGAGTATGCTCAACAGGTACGCTATAGGCTGTTCCCAGGGATTTATTGA
- a CDS encoding 3-oxoadipate--succinyl-CoA transferase subunit B yields the protein MADYTSPELLTINAARLLRDGDRVFVGVGLPNLACNLARRTHAPNLLMIYEAGVIGAQPARLPLSIGDPTLVSGALAVCSMYDIFAFYLQRGNVDVGFMGGAQIDRYGNINATVIGDYQHPKVRLPGSGGSMEIAAWANRCYLLTPHSKRRFPGKLDFRTSAGFLSGREERKKANLRGGGMLAVVTDLGLMEPDATGELILTALHPGATVEQARENTGWDLKVAETLHITESPSAEELRILREDLDPQGIYLKGGA from the coding sequence ATGGCCGACTACACATCTCCTGAACTTCTGACGATTAATGCTGCCCGCCTGCTGCGTGACGGTGACCGGGTTTTCGTGGGGGTGGGTTTACCCAACTTGGCTTGCAACCTGGCACGCCGTACGCATGCCCCAAACCTGTTGATGATTTACGAGGCGGGAGTAATCGGTGCTCAACCTGCCCGCCTGCCCCTTTCCATTGGTGACCCAACCCTGGTCAGCGGGGCATTAGCGGTATGCAGTATGTACGATATTTTCGCCTTCTACCTGCAGCGTGGCAATGTAGATGTGGGCTTTATGGGTGGGGCGCAGATTGACCGCTACGGCAATATCAATGCTACAGTGATTGGAGACTATCAACACCCCAAGGTACGCCTGCCTGGTTCGGGCGGCTCGATGGAGATCGCTGCTTGGGCGAACCGCTGCTACCTGCTGACCCCCCATTCCAAACGACGCTTCCCTGGTAAACTAGACTTCCGTACTTCCGCTGGATTTTTAAGCGGAAGGGAGGAGCGGAAGAAAGCCAACCTGAGAGGAGGCGGCATGCTGGCGGTAGTGACCGACCTGGGATTGATGGAGCCGGACGCGACTGGTGAGCTGATATTGACTGCGCTGCATCCCGGCGCTACGGTGGAGCAGGCACGTGAGAACACCGGTTGGGACCTTAAGGTGGCTGAGACCCTACATATTACGGAATCACCCAGTGCTGAAGAGCTGCGTATCCTGCGTGAAGACCTGGACCCGCAGGGTATCTATTTGAAGGGTGGCGCTTGA
- a CDS encoding pyridoxamine 5'-phosphate oxidase family protein gives MNSSSVPINLPLRKDRAKDDAWIKATLQRLPFGMLATEMDRQPFIKPTNFVYDESEHSIYIHGALVGRMRTNIERNPRISFCVAEMGRLLPADTAMEVGVEYASVVIYGKIEIVTDAEQAVHGLQLLLDRYFPHLKPGVDYREILPQEVDITSVYRIRIDSWSGKEDQAQPDFPNAFYFQAR, from the coding sequence ATGAATAGCTCTAGTGTACCCATCAATCTGCCATTGAGGAAAGACCGCGCCAAAGACGATGCCTGGATCAAGGCAACATTACAACGCCTGCCATTCGGAATGTTGGCTACCGAAATGGACAGGCAGCCCTTTATCAAACCAACGAACTTTGTATATGATGAAAGTGAGCACTCCATATATATCCACGGGGCGTTAGTGGGTCGCATGCGTACCAATATTGAGCGTAACCCACGCATAAGCTTTTGCGTGGCGGAGATGGGACGCCTGCTACCAGCTGATACTGCCATGGAGGTAGGGGTAGAGTATGCCAGCGTAGTGATCTATGGCAAGATTGAGATAGTTACGGATGCTGAACAAGCAGTACATGGTTTACAGCTGCTGTTGGATCGTTATTTTCCGCATCTAAAACCAGGGGTCGATTACCGCGAGATCCTTCCCCAAGAAGTAGATATCACTTCAGTTTACCGGATCAGGATTGACTCGTGGAGCGGTAAGGAAGATCAAGCCCAGCCCGATTTTCCAAATGCATTTTATTTTCAAGCTAGATAG
- a CDS encoding 1-pyrroline-5-carboxylate dehydrogenase has product MDKSFKLTYATMFNPPEELHTQFDGALARLKAGLGQEYGMMIGGKDRFSPEKIEDRSPTNTDIVLGLFQKGGAKDAVDALAAAHKAFPVWSRLPWQERVVLLRKAADLIGERIFTISAALSMEVGKNRMESLGDVQETADLISFYCDEMERNKGYIVEMGKDPLVGYTARNISIMRPYGTWLVISPFNFPASLTGGPVGAALVAGNTVVMKPASDTPWVVRLIAECLRDAGLPDGTFNFVTGPGSTLGQALITCSDVDGATFTGSFNVGMGIYRDFSNCSYIRPIILELGGKNPVIVSKHADLEKAATGIIRSAYGLQGQKCSAASRVYVEAPVYDQLTSMLAERINKLVIGDPTRREVYLGPVVNRNSYKDFLNYTEELSQAGTFLTGGKVRTEGEYSKGYFCEPTLVADVPFAHHLWKDEMFVPITTIGRVKNLEEAMQQANSVNYGLTSGFYGAEDEVEWYFNNIEAGVNYANRPQGATTGAWPGFQPFGGWKGSGSTGKNGGGHYYLPQYMHEQIRTVIR; this is encoded by the coding sequence ATGGACAAGAGTTTTAAGCTTACATACGCCACCATGTTCAATCCCCCAGAAGAATTGCATACGCAATTTGATGGAGCCCTGGCTAGGCTGAAGGCCGGGTTGGGGCAGGAATATGGCATGATGATCGGTGGGAAAGACCGCTTTTCCCCTGAAAAGATTGAAGACCGTTCACCGACCAACACGGATATCGTTTTAGGATTGTTTCAAAAGGGAGGAGCCAAGGATGCGGTGGATGCTCTGGCAGCTGCCCATAAAGCTTTTCCAGTGTGGAGCCGCTTGCCTTGGCAGGAGCGCGTGGTCTTGCTTCGTAAGGCGGCTGACCTGATCGGCGAGCGGATATTTACAATTTCCGCAGCCCTTTCAATGGAAGTGGGCAAAAACCGCATGGAGAGCCTCGGTGATGTGCAGGAGACCGCTGACCTGATCTCTTTCTACTGTGACGAGATGGAGCGCAATAAGGGTTATATCGTGGAAATGGGTAAAGACCCGCTGGTGGGGTACACTGCCAGGAATATTTCCATCATGCGCCCTTACGGCACCTGGCTAGTGATCAGCCCGTTCAACTTCCCCGCCTCACTAACCGGTGGACCGGTGGGAGCTGCCCTGGTGGCGGGGAATACTGTGGTAATGAAACCTGCCTCGGATACCCCGTGGGTGGTGCGGTTAATCGCCGAGTGCCTGCGTGATGCCGGCCTGCCTGATGGGACCTTCAACTTCGTCACAGGGCCGGGCAGCACCCTTGGACAGGCCCTGATTACCTGTTCGGATGTAGACGGAGCCACCTTTACCGGTTCTTTCAACGTGGGGATGGGCATCTATCGCGATTTCTCCAACTGCTCATATATCCGGCCGATCATACTTGAGCTGGGTGGCAAAAACCCGGTGATCGTGAGCAAACATGCCGACCTGGAAAAAGCTGCCACTGGTATCATCCGCTCAGCATACGGGTTACAGGGCCAGAAATGCTCGGCAGCCTCGCGGGTGTATGTGGAAGCTCCTGTTTATGATCAGCTGACATCCATGCTGGCGGAGCGCATCAACAAGCTGGTGATCGGTGACCCAACACGGCGGGAAGTTTACTTAGGGCCAGTTGTCAACCGTAATTCTTACAAGGATTTTTTGAATTACACCGAGGAGCTTTCGCAAGCTGGCACCTTCCTGACCGGTGGCAAGGTTCGCACCGAAGGCGAATACAGTAAGGGTTACTTCTGCGAGCCGACCTTGGTTGCCGATGTACCGTTTGCTCATCACCTGTGGAAGGATGAGATGTTTGTTCCAATCACTACCATTGGGAGAGTCAAGAACCTGGAAGAGGCCATGCAGCAGGCCAATTCGGTCAATTACGGTCTGACGTCCGGTTTTTACGGGGCCGAGGATGAGGTTGAGTGGTATTTTAACAACATTGAAGCAGGTGTGAACTACGCCAATCGCCCGCAGGGCGCTACCACCGGGGCCTGGCCAGGTTTTCAACCTTTTGGAGGTTGGAAAGGCTCAGGCTCCACAGGCAAGAACGGGGGTGGGCACTATTATCTACCCCAATACATGCACGAACAAATCCGCACCGTAATCCGCTGA
- a CDS encoding 3-oxoadipate--succinyl-CoA transferase subunit A, with the protein MSKVISLGEAVRQHVRDGDLVYAAGFTHLIPFAAGHEIIRQRKRELTLARATPDLIYDQMVAGGCARKVIFSYMGNPGVGSLRIVRTEIEAGKLEWEEYSHFGMISRLQAGATGLPFMPMNPTAAGDLEKANPNYRTVQDPYSGGDVVVVPALKPDVAIVHVQRADADGNAHIWGIIGEQKEAAFAAERVILTAEEIVDESIIRSDPNRTLIPGFIVDAVCLVPHCAHPSYTQGFYDRDNDFYLKWDEISSNRDATLSYLDEWVYGVRDRDEYWEKLGSEVHHRLKIDSRPSATVDYGKY; encoded by the coding sequence ATGTCTAAAGTAATCTCGCTTGGTGAAGCGGTACGCCAACACGTGAGGGATGGCGACTTGGTGTATGCGGCGGGTTTCACCCATTTGATCCCATTCGCCGCCGGGCATGAGATCATCCGGCAGCGCAAACGCGAATTAACCCTCGCCCGTGCCACGCCTGATTTGATTTATGACCAGATGGTAGCAGGAGGGTGTGCTCGTAAAGTCATCTTCTCCTATATGGGCAACCCTGGGGTAGGTTCGCTGAGGATTGTGCGGACAGAGATTGAAGCTGGTAAATTGGAGTGGGAGGAATACTCACATTTCGGGATGATTTCACGCCTGCAGGCTGGGGCTACCGGCTTGCCGTTTATGCCAATGAACCCCACTGCCGCCGGTGACCTTGAAAAGGCCAATCCAAATTACCGCACGGTGCAGGACCCTTACAGCGGAGGTGACGTGGTGGTGGTGCCAGCCCTCAAACCGGATGTAGCCATTGTGCACGTGCAGCGGGCGGATGCGGACGGTAATGCTCACATTTGGGGCATCATCGGAGAACAGAAGGAGGCGGCTTTTGCTGCAGAGCGGGTTATCTTAACCGCCGAGGAGATTGTTGATGAATCGATCATCCGTTCTGATCCCAACCGGACGCTCATCCCGGGATTTATCGTCGATGCAGTGTGCCTGGTGCCCCATTGTGCCCATCCCTCTTACACCCAGGGCTTTTATGATCGGGATAACGACTTCTACCTGAAGTGGGATGAGATCAGCAGTAACCGTGACGCCACGCTGAGTTACCTTGATGAATGGGTGTACGGAGTTCGTGACCGCGATGAATACTGGGAAAAGCTGGGTAGTGAGGTGCATCATCGGTTAAAGATAGACAGCCGGCCCAGCGCTACCGTGGATTATGGGAAATACTAG
- the galK gene encoding galactokinase, translated as MDIASIFEVIFGYKPTVTVRAPGRVNLLGEHVDYNEGVVLPAAIDRRVSLAAAPAASSLVTLHAHDLKRQVAFSLRELDQKIDSTGQPLPGWARYPAGVAWALQEAGYALTGMNAIYSSDIPIGAGLSSSAAVEVAFATTWQALSGWNVDKLALARLCQRAENEYVGVSSGLMDQFASVCGVEGHVLRFDTRNLDWESLRLPSGTAIVIADSGIRRSLTNSGYNDRRAACEQAVQLLQKYLPRITSLRDVSSVELAAYSTLLPPVVEMRAEHVVKEIHRVEQAIIALGRGDIQMFGGFMFASHKSLRDLYQVSLPELDCLVEIARGLPGIYGARLTGAGFGGCTVNLVDEINAPAFIQGLVEGYCKKMGRTASVYLCQASRGAEARWENS; from the coding sequence ATGGATATTGCTTCCATCTTTGAAGTGATTTTCGGATATAAACCAACCGTTACAGTCCGTGCACCTGGGCGGGTGAATCTCCTGGGTGAGCACGTCGACTATAACGAGGGGGTGGTGTTGCCGGCAGCGATCGACCGGCGGGTGAGCCTGGCAGCAGCACCTGCTGCCAGCAGTCTTGTGACGTTACATGCCCATGATCTAAAGCGGCAGGTCGCTTTCAGCTTACGCGAGCTTGACCAGAAGATCGATAGCACGGGCCAGCCACTACCCGGTTGGGCGCGTTACCCGGCTGGAGTGGCTTGGGCTTTGCAAGAAGCTGGGTATGCATTGACAGGGATGAATGCAATTTATTCTTCAGATATCCCCATTGGAGCTGGCTTAAGTAGCTCAGCAGCAGTAGAGGTAGCATTTGCCACCACCTGGCAGGCACTATCTGGTTGGAATGTGGATAAGCTTGCCCTGGCTAGATTGTGCCAACGGGCCGAAAATGAGTATGTGGGGGTATCGTCAGGCTTGATGGATCAATTTGCCAGTGTCTGTGGGGTGGAGGGGCATGTGCTCCGTTTTGATACACGCAACCTGGACTGGGAATCACTCAGGTTGCCATCTGGTACTGCCATTGTTATTGCCGATTCAGGTATCCGACGCAGCTTGACGAATTCTGGTTACAATGACCGCCGGGCGGCATGTGAGCAGGCTGTGCAGCTGCTTCAAAAATACCTGCCGCGTATCACGTCCTTACGCGATGTATCTTCCGTAGAACTGGCTGCATATTCCACTTTACTGCCCCCAGTGGTTGAAATGCGTGCTGAACACGTGGTCAAAGAAATCCATCGTGTGGAGCAGGCGATCATTGCTCTTGGTCGGGGTGACATTCAGATGTTTGGTGGGTTCATGTTTGCCAGTCACAAGAGCCTGCGGGATCTGTACCAGGTCAGCTTGCCTGAGTTGGATTGCTTAGTGGAGATTGCCCGTGGTTTGCCCGGGATTTATGGGGCACGCCTGACCGGGGCGGGGTTCGGGGGTTGTACGGTGAACCTGGTGGACGAAATCAACGCTCCAGCTTTCATTCAGGGATTGGTTGAAGGATATTGTAAAAAGATGGGCAGGACAGCCAGCGTGTATCTGTGCCAGGCCAGCCGAGGCGCGGAAGCCAGGTGGGAAAATAGTTAG
- a CDS encoding dynamin: MRILNDAQENLLKDSRNVLNDLRSSLVQFGATSEDHKTLADSIRQLDELFLLVVVGEFNSGKSAFINALLGQNILKEGVTPTTTQINVLQFGQTIERHVENENLHTLTAPVELLAELNIVDTPGTNAIIRQHESITQQFVPRSDLVLFVTSADRPFTESERSFLENIRDWGKKVVIVLNKIDLFQSAEEQQQVVSYISDNSRSLLGITPEIFPVSSRLALRAKLGEPALWQSSQFETLEQYIQITLDEKGRLSLKFMNPLGVATHLVNKYLEVTNARLGLLKTDFATLSDVDAQLNVYQQDMRHNFGFRMSDIDNVLYEMEQRGQDYFDETLRLPRVLDLLNKSRIQKEFEQRVVADVPQKIETKVNEMIDWLVEANLRQWQAVMEHIADRRREHEERIIGDAAGGSFHYDREKLIEGVGREAQRVVEGYDREVEARLMAEGAQTAVAALAATEVGAIGLGALIAVLATTAAADATGILLASVIALLGLFIIPAKKRQAKVELRQKIADLRQQLTQSLRTQFEREMERGILNIQDAIAPYSRFVRAEQGKLEQVQSKLDETKNGLEKLKVQVQEVINL, encoded by the coding sequence ATGCGAATTTTGAATGATGCCCAGGAAAACCTGTTAAAAGATTCCCGCAATGTATTGAATGACCTGAGGTCATCACTGGTGCAATTCGGTGCTACTTCCGAAGATCATAAAACTCTAGCTGATTCAATCCGCCAGCTGGATGAACTGTTCTTGCTCGTGGTCGTCGGAGAATTCAACTCTGGGAAGAGCGCATTCATCAATGCCTTGTTAGGTCAAAATATCCTCAAAGAGGGTGTCACACCCACCACTACCCAGATTAACGTCTTACAATTTGGGCAAACCATTGAAAGACACGTTGAGAACGAAAATCTGCATACCCTCACAGCCCCTGTAGAGCTTCTAGCAGAGCTGAACATCGTGGATACCCCTGGTACCAATGCCATTATCCGGCAACATGAATCTATCACCCAACAATTCGTGCCGCGCTCCGACCTGGTATTGTTCGTCACCTCTGCAGATCGACCTTTCACGGAAAGCGAGCGGTCATTCCTGGAAAATATCCGTGACTGGGGGAAAAAGGTAGTCATCGTATTGAACAAGATTGATCTATTTCAGAGCGCCGAGGAACAGCAGCAAGTGGTATCTTATATCAGTGATAATTCCCGCTCACTGCTTGGCATCACTCCTGAGATATTTCCGGTGAGCTCCCGCCTGGCGCTACGCGCTAAGCTGGGTGAGCCTGCTCTCTGGCAATCCAGCCAGTTTGAAACACTGGAGCAGTATATTCAAATCACCCTGGATGAGAAAGGACGCCTGTCGTTGAAGTTCATGAACCCCTTAGGCGTTGCCACCCACCTGGTGAATAAATATCTGGAGGTCACCAATGCCCGTCTGGGATTGCTGAAAACTGATTTTGCCACCCTATCGGATGTGGACGCACAATTGAACGTATACCAGCAAGATATGCGGCATAACTTTGGGTTCCGCATGTCAGACATCGATAACGTGCTTTACGAGATGGAGCAACGCGGCCAGGATTATTTCGACGAGACCCTGCGCCTGCCGCGCGTGCTCGATCTGCTGAACAAGAGCCGCATCCAAAAGGAGTTCGAGCAGCGTGTGGTTGCAGACGTACCGCAAAAAATTGAAACCAAGGTCAACGAGATGATTGATTGGTTGGTAGAGGCTAACCTGCGCCAGTGGCAGGCAGTGATGGAGCATATCGCTGACCGCCGTCGGGAACACGAAGAACGCATCATCGGTGATGCCGCGGGAGGCAGCTTTCACTATGATCGGGAGAAGCTGATCGAAGGGGTGGGACGTGAAGCCCAGCGCGTGGTGGAAGGTTATGACCGCGAGGTTGAAGCCCGTCTTATGGCAGAAGGAGCCCAAACTGCTGTGGCTGCCCTGGCAGCTACCGAGGTGGGTGCCATCGGCTTAGGCGCACTAATAGCCGTCCTGGCTACCACGGCAGCTGCAGATGCCACGGGAATCCTGCTGGCCAGTGTGATTGCGTTGTTAGGACTGTTCATCATTCCAGCCAAAAAACGCCAAGCCAAGGTGGAGCTGCGCCAGAAGATCGCCGATCTGCGCCAGCAGCTCACCCAGTCATTACGAACCCAGTTCGAACGAGAGATGGAGCGCGGGATACTAAATATCCAAGATGCCATTGCCCCCTACTCACGCTTTGTGCGCGCCGAGCAGGGTAAGCTGGAGCAAGTTCAATCCAAATTGGATGAGACTAAGAATGGTCTGGAGAAGCTGAAAGTGCAGGTACAGGAAGTAATCAACCTGTAA